GCCCAACTCTCCCAAGGTGGCGGAATGGAAAGGATTAAAAAAGAGTCTCGAAACGAACAGTAGACGTTATTTATGGGATAAGAAAAAACAAAAATTCATTCCGCACATATACCCTAAGACATCACCTATTCCTAAAGGATTTGATGAAAATACGATCCATTATCATGGCGGCACCGCCATCGCTATCGAAGCAGGGCTACTGACACCTTCAGAAATAAAAACAGTCAACAAACAAATGCTTGAAAACGTGCGGTTATCTGGCATGCCGAGTATTGGATTGACCTTATACCCAACCTATCCAGTTGGATTTTTCATCGGCGGAATGGCTCAGCCTTACCAATACCAAAATGGTGGTGATTGGACCTGGTTTGGCGGACGGATGATCCAGCAACTCGTTTTAAACGGCTTTTATCAGGAAGCCTATACCGAACTCCAACCGATGATCGATCGGGTTGTGAAAAACAAAGGATTTTACGAATGGTACGGTCAAAATAACGTACCCAGTGGATCAGGAAAATTCAAAGGTTCAGCAGGCGTGCTGAGTAAAGCAATAGCTCTCCTAGAAAGCTGGGCTGAAACTACCCTGGAAAAGAATCATTAAAAGAATAAATAAATTAGCTATTCACTCATCCAATTGATCCATTCAAAAAGGATGAGTGAATTCCCTAATAATCTCTTCTGCTTTCGACAGTATAGGTAAAACTTTCCGCGCGGTAGAACCCCAAATTATATTCAATCGGCTTCCCAGATTGGTCAAATACAAAGCGCTTGCGGGACAGAATAGGATCACCGATATTAATCTCCAATTTATCAGCTATAAATTTATTTGCGGCCATTGCATCCAGCTCTTCCTGAGAAAGATCTGCAACGACATGATAATCTGCTTCTAAGATCTCATATAAAGGTCTCTTAAAATCTTCATCGCCGTTTAAACCTATACGCGGATGGAAGTAAGAGATAAAATAAACAAATGGGTCATCTTTCTTTCCTCTCAGACGTTCTAGTTTTAATAGCTTTTGGTCCTCATCTACATTAAAAAACTTCGAGACTGCTTTGTCCGGAACAACCCAGCTGACGTGAAGCTCAAAATTCTTTACCTCAATTCCTCGGTTTTTCATCTCTTGTGAGAAACTCAGCCAATTCTTGGATTTGGAACTAAATTTGGAACTAGCCACCTTCGTGCCTATTCCCTTCTTTCTAATGAGCAACTCCTCGTAGACTAGTTTATTGATCGCCAAACGCAAAGTAGAACGGGAAATTGCCAATCTTTTTGCTAATTCAATTTCGTTGGGCAATAACTTACCCTCTATATATTCAGGCTGCTTAATTAATTCGCGTAACAGATTCTCTGCTTGTATATGCAGCGGAACAGGGCTTTTATGATCTATTTTTAAATTCATCAGTTGGATTGCTTGTGCTAAAATAAGATTTTTTGCATAATTAAAAAAATAGATATATGTTTGTATGTATATACATATAAATATAAACCGCAGATGTCAAAGAGATTTATCATCATTTTATGTATCGTTTCACTTGGAGGACTCCTTTTCGGTTTCGATATGGCTGTAATTGCAGGTGCATTGCCGTTAGTAAAGCAATTTTTCGGACTATCTCCTGCTCAAGAGGGCGTTTTTGTCAGTTCAGCCCTGCTAGGCTGTATTGTCGGTGTATTTTTCACAGGACCATTAACAGATAAATACGGCAGAAAACCAGCCTTTGTTACTGCGGCCCTGCTCTTTTTATGTTCAGCAATTGGCTGTGGATTCAGTCCTTCTTATAGCATATTAATTGCAAGTAGAAGCATTGGGGGCTTGGGTGTTGGCATAGCCTCAATCGTTGTGCCCTTATATCTCGCGGAAATATCGCCAAGTAAATTTAGAGGAAGATCAGTCACCTGTTACCAACTCGCTATTACATTCGGGATCCTTTTTGCGTATATCAGCAATTATTTGATTCTCGAATATAGCTCCGCACAGCAAAATGAACTCTGGCGAACTATGTTTTTAGTTGGTGCAGTACCGGCTTTATTGTTATGCATCGGAGTTTACTTTATTCCTGAAAGTCCACGTTGGCTATCTAAAAATGGGCGGAACACGGAAGTAGCAGCGATCAGTGGCGCATTAGGACTATCGGATATACAAGAGGTCGGCAACGTTTCCTCGAAGGGAAATCTACGTGATCTCTTCTCGCCTATTTATCGCAAGGCCTTCCTATTGGGCTTATTCCTTCCTTTATTTTCACAGCTCAGTGGCATAAACGCAATTGTCTACTATGGTCCGAGCATATTGCTTGAATCTGGTATTTCATTAAATAATTCCTATCATGCTCAACTATTCTTTGGAGCCGCCAATGTGTTATTTACTTTCTTTGCCATCTGGAAGGTTGACAATTGGGGTAGACGTCCCTTATATCTTTTGGGAACGGTAGGTGCTACCCTGAGTTTGCTGGTTACTGGATATCTTTTTAATCAAGGTCAAGTCAATAATATCGCATTGATTATCGCTATACTTTCGTTCTTATTTTTCTTTGCTTTTTCCATTGGCCCGCTAAAATTTGTTGTGGCGGCCGAAATCTTCCCAAATGCCATCCGGGCT
The Sphingobacterium multivorum genome window above contains:
- a CDS encoding GntR family transcriptional regulator codes for the protein MNLKIDHKSPVPLHIQAENLLRELIKQPEYIEGKLLPNEIELAKRLAISRSTLRLAINKLVYEELLIRKKGIGTKVASSKFSSKSKNWLSFSQEMKNRGIEVKNFELHVSWVVPDKAVSKFFNVDEDQKLLKLERLRGKKDDPFVYFISYFHPRIGLNGDEDFKRPLYEILEADYHVVADLSQEELDAMAANKFIADKLEINIGDPILSRKRFVFDQSGKPIEYNLGFYRAESFTYTVESRRDY
- a CDS encoding sugar porter family MFS transporter, whose protein sequence is MSKRFIIILCIVSLGGLLFGFDMAVIAGALPLVKQFFGLSPAQEGVFVSSALLGCIVGVFFTGPLTDKYGRKPAFVTAALLFLCSAIGCGFSPSYSILIASRSIGGLGVGIASIVVPLYLAEISPSKFRGRSVTCYQLAITFGILFAYISNYLILEYSSAQQNELWRTMFLVGAVPALLLCIGVYFIPESPRWLSKNGRNTEVAAISGALGLSDIQEVGNVSSKGNLRDLFSPIYRKAFLLGLFLPLFSQLSGINAIVYYGPSILLESGISLNNSYHAQLFFGAANVLFTFFAIWKVDNWGRRPLYLLGTVGATLSLLVTGYLFNQGQVNNIALIIAILSFLFFFAFSIGPLKFVVAAEIFPNAIRARAMGISIMVMWISDAIVGQLTPILLASWGARYTFWLFAFFCAIAFLVVLAFLPETKGKPLEEIEKFWIEKHNKKSTNK